One genomic window of Marinobacter adhaerens HP15 includes the following:
- a CDS encoding DUF6776 family protein: MSEQRKPAEEYVVIRHRPGYRLRRTAILLVFTVVAAVVGYAAGLAQGGFRFSSAEESNQVLENEVEKLRDDYRKARQQLINLERGQAIDEQALNQARKTIVDLETRIVSLQSDLTFYKNIMAPSETSKGLQVDSFSLVRARNQDSYDFKLVLTQVGNNKSYISGVVAVNVIGLRDEEKEVIALRDLSEDIADLGVKFRFRYFQDVEGSLKLPEQFEPLEIQVVAQAEGKKSSQAERTFNWDDLTEN, from the coding sequence GTGAGCGAACAGCGAAAGCCGGCTGAAGAGTATGTGGTCATCCGGCATCGACCGGGTTATCGCCTGCGCAGAACCGCCATCCTTCTGGTTTTTACCGTGGTAGCTGCGGTCGTGGGGTATGCCGCCGGGCTCGCCCAGGGCGGGTTCCGTTTTTCCAGTGCCGAGGAGTCGAACCAGGTGCTGGAAAACGAGGTCGAGAAGCTCAGGGATGATTATCGCAAGGCTCGGCAGCAGCTGATCAATCTTGAGCGTGGGCAGGCGATTGACGAGCAGGCCCTGAACCAGGCGCGAAAAACCATTGTGGATCTGGAAACCCGCATTGTGTCACTGCAATCGGACCTGACTTTCTATAAAAACATCATGGCTCCGTCGGAAACCAGCAAGGGGCTTCAGGTAGACAGCTTTTCACTGGTTCGGGCTCGCAATCAGGACAGTTATGACTTCAAGTTGGTGCTGACCCAGGTTGGCAACAACAAGAGCTACATTTCCGGTGTGGTGGCAGTCAATGTCATTGGTTTGCGGGATGAGGAAAAAGAGGTCATCGCCTTGCGTGATCTCTCGGAGGACATAGCCGATCTCGGTGTGAAATTCCGTTTCCGGTACTTTCAGGATGTCGAAGGCTCCCTGAAACTGCCGGAACAATTTGAGCCGCTTGAGATCCAGGTGGTTGCCCAGGCAGAGGGAAAAAAATCCTCGCAAGCCGAGCGCACCTTTAACTGGGACGATTTAACGGAGAACTGA
- a CDS encoding bactofilin family protein has product MLGKKKQKPRRPTGHFDTLISSRTTVEGDVHFSGGLHVDGRIRGKVVADEGTDAVLRISEVGEVTGDINAPHVIINGTVNGDVYASAHLELAEKASINGSVYYNLIEMAMGASVNGNLVHQREPVGLLSQDSKAAVSGEKQASAGDSAGEPSGADDGGKSE; this is encoded by the coding sequence ATGCTTGGCAAGAAAAAGCAGAAGCCGCGCCGGCCCACGGGCCATTTTGACACCCTGATCTCTTCCCGTACGACGGTTGAAGGCGATGTGCATTTCAGCGGTGGGCTTCACGTGGATGGCCGGATTCGAGGTAAGGTCGTTGCCGATGAGGGCACCGACGCGGTACTGAGGATTTCAGAAGTTGGCGAAGTGACGGGTGATATCAATGCGCCGCACGTCATTATCAACGGAACCGTGAATGGTGATGTCTACGCCTCGGCACATCTTGAACTGGCGGAAAAAGCCTCTATCAATGGAAGCGTTTACTACAACCTCATTGAAATGGCGATGGGGGCGTCTGTAAACGGAAATCTGGTGCATCAGCGGGAGCCGGTAGGGTTGCTCTCTCAGGATTCCAAAGCCGCCGTGTCCGGTGAAAAGCAGGCTTCCGCTGGCGATTCGGCAGGGGAGCCCAGCGGTGCGGACGATGGTGGAAAGTCCGAATAG
- the erpA gene encoding iron-sulfur cluster insertion protein ErpA, whose translation MSAVQQQIATPLFFSDSAVAKVRELIEEEENPELKLRVFVTGGGCSGFQYGFSFDESQDEEDTVIERDGVSLLVDPMSYQYLVGATIDYQEGLQGSQFVVQNPNASSTCGCGSSFSI comes from the coding sequence TTGAGCGCAGTTCAGCAACAAATAGCTACACCGCTGTTCTTCAGTGACAGTGCCGTTGCCAAAGTACGTGAGTTGATCGAGGAAGAAGAAAATCCCGAGCTCAAACTCCGCGTCTTTGTGACGGGCGGGGGCTGCTCCGGATTTCAGTACGGCTTCTCGTTTGATGAAAGCCAGGATGAGGAAGACACCGTGATCGAGCGTGATGGCGTTTCTCTTCTGGTGGATCCGATGAGTTACCAGTATCTGGTGGGCGCTACCATTGATTATCAGGAAGGCCTGCAGGGCTCACAGTTCGTGGTTCAGAACCCCAATGCCAGCTCCACTTGCGGGTGTGGTAGCTCCTTCTCCATCTGA
- a CDS encoding anhydro-N-acetylmuramic acid kinase — MEAWIGLMSGTSMDGIDAVLVSFNHSAVKIHASHTIPYPDQIRHRLIAASQNQAEPDEIGELDTLVGHLFAQAADAVIQRSEFDRAKIRGIGSHGQTIRHQPSGTAPFSIQIGNPCVLSEATNITTVADFRRRDMAAGGQGAPLVPAFHKAFFSSDEENRCILNLGGIANITWLPASDEIPATGFDTGPANALMDAWCLDQTGLPFDSDGHWAMEGSINQELLDDMLSDAYFSKAPPKSTGKERFNLDWVKTLVSRHRDIPAEDIQRTLLELTVKSVVQQLPEISDLRIYVCGGGARNPLLMEAFAKALPGVSLSLTTELGLDPQLVEPVAFAWLAKQALEGKPGNLPDVTGAAGPRILGAIYPA; from the coding sequence ATGGAAGCCTGGATTGGATTGATGTCAGGCACCAGCATGGATGGCATTGATGCCGTGCTGGTGTCTTTCAATCACAGCGCCGTAAAGATCCACGCATCGCACACGATCCCCTACCCCGATCAGATTCGCCACCGACTCATTGCCGCCAGCCAGAACCAGGCCGAACCCGACGAAATCGGCGAACTGGATACTCTGGTCGGTCATCTGTTTGCCCAGGCCGCGGACGCGGTCATCCAAAGATCGGAATTCGATCGGGCGAAGATTCGGGGCATTGGCAGCCATGGACAAACCATTCGACACCAGCCGTCTGGCACCGCACCTTTCTCCATACAGATCGGCAACCCTTGCGTGCTGTCCGAAGCCACCAACATCACAACAGTTGCGGACTTCCGACGACGGGACATGGCCGCCGGAGGCCAGGGCGCACCGCTGGTCCCGGCCTTCCACAAGGCCTTTTTCAGCTCAGATGAGGAGAACCGCTGCATTCTCAACCTCGGGGGAATCGCCAACATTACCTGGCTCCCCGCCAGTGACGAGATACCGGCAACCGGTTTTGACACGGGCCCTGCCAATGCGCTGATGGATGCCTGGTGCCTCGACCAGACCGGGCTGCCTTTCGACAGCGACGGTCATTGGGCCATGGAGGGTTCGATTAACCAGGAACTTCTTGATGACATGCTCTCCGATGCCTATTTCTCGAAGGCACCCCCGAAAAGCACGGGCAAAGAGCGGTTCAATCTTGATTGGGTAAAAACACTGGTAAGCCGCCACCGGGACATTCCAGCCGAAGATATTCAGAGGACCCTGCTGGAATTAACCGTCAAAAGCGTCGTGCAGCAACTGCCCGAGATCTCAGATCTCAGGATTTACGTGTGTGGTGGCGGGGCACGCAATCCGCTGCTGATGGAGGCGTTCGCCAAAGCGCTTCCCGGCGTTTCGCTTTCACTCACAACGGAGCTGGGATTAGACCCTCAACTGGTGGAGCCTGTCGCCTTTGCCTGGCTGGCAAAGCAGGCACTGGAAGGAAAGCCCGGCAATCTGCCGGACGTGACCGGAGCAGCTGGCCCTCGTATTCTGGGTGCCATTTACCCGGCCTGA
- a CDS encoding OapA family protein — translation MLKMFPKTHITIAAAATVVVTAAILMSPSSNVEAKRMSYALDLEQGTVSETGAAPEQAMPTEAPVADTQPKAPESDVATEATQQASVSAPEQPVAPKLPELEWQTFAIKSGDTLSSLFKKAGFNDGIMLSVIHGDGEAEKLQRLYAGETIRFATTEEGGLAAIDLQRNRLETLKITKEGESFTGETEVRKPEARPAFASGTIDGSLYLAAREAGLNDSLTMELAGIFGWDIDFVYDVRKGDQFEVVYEELYLDGEKFDTGRILSARFVNRGEENLALLYTDSNGDSDYYAPDGKSMRKAFLRTPINARISSPFNLQRRHPVLDVVRPHEGTDYAAPPGTPIKAAGSGRVKFAGWKGGYGRTVILQHGDNITTLYAHMSRLGKGIKNGTRVKQGQTIGHVGSSGMVTGPHLHYEFRLNGSPRNSRTVKLPDAKPIPSSEMARFKQFTEQRIAQFDVFRESYQQLALASDD, via the coding sequence GTGCTGAAAATGTTTCCTAAAACTCACATTACCATTGCTGCCGCGGCTACTGTTGTTGTTACCGCTGCCATTCTCATGAGCCCCAGCAGCAACGTTGAAGCCAAACGGATGTCCTATGCCCTGGACCTGGAGCAAGGCACCGTTTCCGAAACCGGCGCAGCGCCTGAGCAAGCAATGCCGACAGAGGCTCCCGTAGCGGACACCCAGCCGAAAGCGCCTGAATCCGATGTCGCGACAGAGGCCACTCAGCAGGCGAGCGTTTCCGCTCCCGAGCAACCTGTCGCTCCGAAGTTGCCGGAACTCGAATGGCAAACCTTCGCAATCAAGTCTGGTGACACGCTCTCCTCTCTGTTCAAGAAAGCTGGCTTTAATGACGGCATCATGCTCTCGGTTATTCATGGCGACGGTGAGGCCGAAAAACTCCAGCGCCTGTACGCCGGCGAAACCATTCGCTTTGCGACAACCGAAGAAGGTGGGCTTGCGGCCATCGACTTGCAGAGAAACCGCCTGGAAACCCTGAAGATTACCAAAGAAGGCGAGAGCTTTACCGGCGAAACCGAAGTTCGCAAACCGGAAGCGCGGCCAGCCTTTGCATCAGGCACCATTGACGGCTCCCTCTATCTGGCTGCGCGCGAAGCGGGCCTTAACGACAGCCTGACCATGGAGCTGGCAGGCATCTTCGGCTGGGATATCGACTTTGTTTACGACGTCCGGAAGGGCGACCAGTTCGAAGTGGTTTACGAAGAACTCTACCTTGACGGCGAAAAGTTCGACACGGGCCGGATCCTGTCTGCACGATTCGTTAACCGCGGCGAAGAAAACCTCGCACTGCTTTATACCGACAGCAATGGCGACAGCGATTACTACGCTCCCGATGGCAAAAGCATGCGCAAGGCATTCCTGCGAACCCCCATCAATGCCCGGATTTCTTCTCCGTTCAACCTTCAGCGCCGCCATCCCGTTCTGGACGTAGTACGTCCGCATGAAGGCACCGATTACGCAGCGCCTCCCGGAACTCCGATCAAGGCGGCAGGTTCCGGTCGGGTGAAATTCGCAGGCTGGAAAGGTGGTTACGGACGAACTGTCATCCTCCAGCACGGCGACAACATCACCACGCTGTATGCACACATGAGCCGCCTGGGTAAAGGCATCAAGAATGGCACCCGAGTCAAGCAGGGCCAAACCATCGGGCATGTTGGTTCATCGGGCATGGTTACCGGACCTCACCTGCACTACGAGTTCAGGCTGAACGGGTCGCCGCGCAACTCCCGCACGGTCAAGTTGCCGGACGCCAAGCCCATTCCGTCTTCCGAGATGGCCCGATTCAAACAATTCACCGAACAGCGAATCGCGCAGTTTGACGTGTTCCGCGAGAGCTATCAGCAACTCGCACTGGCTTCAGACGACTGA
- a CDS encoding DUF6160 family protein — protein sequence MGAPDRIKQLAPIATGLFCVVLALPVVADMKSLDDSTLANISGQSGLSVELDLGLTADRLSYVDDGSSIHLDGFRIGSAVDPSGQAFHLIRIDVEEDASLNLDYLVKDRRIEFGDIRLAGAPGVSMGGIFFDHSLEGYLNIRQGSSVGGAGYTFDSAYTMTGGRLGYRTNGNEVFLDDITMNVEALGVTLDVVGDTLALNAPRITGDWEVGAIRYSSNPLNHGVSVDSGNGQPLPSYGSLSGSYELSSSTSLTAGGRSGEGLRIDNETAIHSASFLYRDDGKALALRDITGVYRINDLRLDVATDWQNRSALALTLGSMDGEFSIGAIEVGGNGKSIGQVNVSFLLEDQVFNGRSYSNAIYLQGGGHPDAGPQGLRLATEWSLRLADFSYTEDGNRVIFSGLQSWGQGDVTVNVTRDGVTNDTEFFDGLRIGFEDIRAGYRINGLRVGSDDAPLQGGTELLLALGFYPAYEFELDGHVTLGAGGASGEGITINSDVSIRNGKAAIIAVPYDEGNGEIPQKGLWITELDYDAHVRDMTVDVSQEGLAVIKGESWSTMDIGNLRIGDKESGQSFGRFVIQKYETGSSMTVVPGGAGDVCAGGMGDSPSACAASGGVWETRGEEGLTVRLKQVLAKAINEARKNSLTWETNRQSSGVGEAMNGTGTSLVLNDIHTSDGGDFDGDGVDDNSFGLRTDLSVDVYQTRVVKKEDGPDAMGVTGNRGDEKIMDGSSTAGYRYVSNPTLAEADNRPLGFAVKARSRFKELSINNIDLVHPVGGAQTAVYGVKMQNFDIKANLTATPIP from the coding sequence ATGGGCGCGCCAGACAGAATCAAACAACTTGCCCCGATTGCCACTGGGCTGTTTTGTGTGGTCCTCGCCTTGCCGGTGGTCGCCGACATGAAAAGCCTGGACGATTCCACGCTGGCAAACATCAGTGGCCAGAGTGGTTTGTCGGTAGAGCTCGATCTTGGCCTGACGGCAGATCGACTGTCCTATGTTGATGATGGCAGCAGCATCCATCTGGACGGTTTTCGCATTGGGTCCGCCGTTGATCCTTCTGGTCAGGCATTCCACCTGATTCGCATCGATGTTGAGGAGGATGCATCCCTTAACCTCGATTACCTGGTGAAAGACCGACGGATCGAGTTCGGTGATATCCGGCTCGCCGGGGCCCCCGGTGTCAGTATGGGGGGGATCTTTTTCGATCATTCTCTGGAAGGGTATTTAAATATAAGGCAGGGTAGCTCCGTTGGCGGGGCCGGATATACCTTTGACTCCGCCTACACGATGACTGGCGGCCGTCTGGGATATCGCACCAATGGCAATGAAGTTTTTCTGGACGATATCACCATGAATGTGGAGGCACTGGGAGTAACCCTGGATGTGGTCGGCGACACTCTGGCTCTGAATGCGCCCAGAATAACCGGGGATTGGGAGGTCGGCGCGATTCGTTACAGCAGCAACCCCTTGAATCATGGCGTATCCGTCGATTCCGGCAACGGACAGCCTCTGCCCAGCTATGGCAGCCTGAGTGGAAGTTACGAGCTTTCCTCCAGCACAAGCCTGACTGCCGGCGGCCGATCCGGGGAGGGCCTTCGAATCGATAACGAGACCGCTATACACTCGGCCTCTTTTCTATATAGGGATGACGGAAAGGCCCTCGCGCTTCGAGACATCACTGGCGTCTATCGGATTAACGACCTCCGGCTCGATGTGGCGACCGACTGGCAGAATAGATCGGCCCTGGCCCTGACCCTTGGCTCCATGGATGGTGAATTCAGCATTGGCGCTATTGAGGTGGGTGGCAATGGCAAGAGTATCGGTCAGGTGAATGTCAGCTTTCTGCTTGAAGATCAGGTGTTCAACGGCCGCAGCTATTCCAATGCGATCTACCTGCAGGGGGGTGGACACCCTGACGCCGGGCCGCAGGGCTTGCGACTTGCCACTGAATGGAGTCTTCGGCTTGCTGATTTCAGCTACACCGAAGACGGCAACCGGGTGATCTTCAGTGGCCTGCAGTCCTGGGGGCAGGGCGATGTAACGGTCAATGTAACTCGCGATGGCGTCACCAACGATACCGAGTTCTTCGATGGTCTGCGGATTGGTTTCGAGGACATCAGGGCCGGCTACCGGATCAACGGTCTGCGAGTAGGAAGTGATGACGCCCCCTTGCAGGGTGGCACAGAGCTGCTGCTGGCACTGGGGTTCTATCCGGCTTACGAATTCGAGCTTGATGGCCATGTGACGCTCGGTGCAGGCGGCGCATCGGGTGAGGGAATAACCATCAATTCCGATGTCAGCATCAGGAACGGCAAGGCGGCGATTATCGCGGTGCCCTACGATGAAGGTAATGGTGAGATTCCCCAGAAGGGTCTCTGGATTACCGAACTGGATTATGACGCGCATGTCCGTGACATGACCGTTGATGTCAGCCAGGAGGGGCTTGCGGTGATCAAGGGCGAATCCTGGAGCACCATGGATATCGGCAATCTGAGAATCGGCGACAAGGAATCCGGTCAGAGTTTCGGGAGGTTCGTGATTCAGAAATACGAAACCGGCAGCAGCATGACCGTCGTCCCCGGCGGGGCCGGCGATGTCTGCGCCGGTGGCATGGGTGATAGTCCATCCGCCTGTGCGGCTTCCGGAGGTGTCTGGGAAACCCGGGGTGAGGAGGGGCTGACGGTCCGCCTGAAGCAGGTGCTTGCCAAGGCCATCAATGAAGCCCGGAAGAACTCGCTGACCTGGGAAACCAACCGGCAAAGCAGCGGTGTTGGTGAGGCCATGAACGGAACCGGGACGAGCCTCGTTCTGAACGATATCCATACCAGCGATGGTGGGGATTTCGATGGTGATGGCGTAGACGACAACTCGTTTGGGCTACGCACCGATCTTTCCGTGGATGTCTATCAAACCCGGGTTGTGAAGAAAGAGGACGGTCCGGATGCAATGGGAGTGACAGGCAACCGGGGCGATGAAAAAATCATGGATGGTTCGTCCACTGCCGGTTACCGCTATGTCTCCAATCCAACCCTCGCCGAGGCCGACAACAGACCGCTCGGGTTTGCGGTGAAGGCGAGAAGCCGGTTCAAGGAACTCTCGATCAACAATATCGATCTGGTTCATCCCGTTGGTGGTGCTCAGACGGCCGTCTATGGCGTCAAAATGCAGAACTTTGATATCAAGGCCAATCTAACCGCAACCCCGATTCCCTGA
- a CDS encoding biotin--[acetyl-CoA-carboxylase] ligase: protein MKSKALIELLSDGQVHSGAALAEKLGVSRTAIWKQIRRAMEEGADIATIRGRGYQLVSRVDLLDRARVLREIAAGREQELSLTVLDEVDSTNAEVIRQITAGSKGVPVVIADCQTSGRGRRGRVWQSPRGENLYLSMGLTFHGGFGVLDGLSLVLGVAVANALERLGVPEVGLKWPNDIFLPDGKLGGILVELQGELEEGVVQVIAGIGLNVHMSRADGVDQPWSSLARACPQVEWSRSQIGGAIIDAVFDAVALFSDIGFADFRESWQRRDVFMGKSLKARGGDVEGVGCGIDDAGNYQIRTENGLVPVRAGEISLRVAK, encoded by the coding sequence ATGAAATCCAAAGCACTTATAGAGCTGCTCAGTGACGGTCAGGTTCACTCCGGAGCCGCGCTGGCCGAAAAGCTCGGGGTTAGTCGTACCGCAATCTGGAAGCAGATTCGTCGCGCGATGGAGGAAGGTGCTGACATTGCCACGATTCGCGGACGTGGATATCAGCTGGTGTCCCGGGTCGACCTGCTCGATAGGGCGCGGGTGCTTCGTGAAATTGCCGCCGGCCGGGAACAGGAGCTTTCACTGACAGTCCTCGACGAGGTTGACTCGACCAATGCCGAGGTGATCAGGCAGATTACCGCCGGAAGCAAGGGTGTCCCGGTGGTTATCGCCGACTGTCAGACGTCCGGCCGAGGCCGACGGGGGCGTGTATGGCAAAGCCCCAGGGGCGAAAACCTATACCTGAGCATGGGGCTCACCTTCCACGGCGGCTTCGGAGTACTGGATGGGTTGAGTCTGGTGCTCGGCGTTGCGGTGGCCAATGCCCTGGAACGACTGGGAGTGCCGGAGGTCGGACTCAAGTGGCCAAATGATATTTTTCTGCCGGACGGCAAGCTTGGCGGCATCCTGGTGGAGCTCCAGGGTGAGCTGGAGGAAGGCGTGGTGCAGGTAATTGCGGGTATCGGGCTGAATGTACATATGTCCCGGGCTGATGGCGTCGATCAACCCTGGAGCAGCCTCGCCAGGGCCTGCCCGCAAGTCGAGTGGTCACGCAGCCAGATCGGCGGTGCAATCATCGATGCTGTATTCGATGCTGTTGCGCTGTTCTCGGATATCGGGTTTGCAGATTTTCGGGAGTCCTGGCAGCGTCGCGATGTGTTCATGGGAAAATCGCTCAAGGCCCGGGGCGGTGATGTCGAAGGTGTCGGTTGTGGCATTGATGACGCCGGCAACTATCAAATCCGGACCGAAAACGGGCTTGTTCCGGTGCGCGCAGGGGAAATCAGTCTGCGAGTGGCAAAATGA
- a CDS encoding type III pantothenate kinase, giving the protein MNLFIDAGNTRLKWCLANQDEVLASGTGSLEDENPLGMSGELIGKVVSVAISTVASEERRTHLAGSVEKLCQAPVRFYWSEQSRNGLMNAYQDVSRMGADRWHGMYGAWLDHRQGFAVLDAGSAVTVDYVDRHGQHLGGYILPGLQMMLRSLRTDAARIWFDPDQGLATDPGKSTGECVNHGLAWLSAAMIERVIADARKLSLSEILVTGGDADRLIGLGLPGISCPDLVLSGLRAIHAEEASG; this is encoded by the coding sequence ATGAATCTGTTTATTGACGCGGGTAACACCCGGCTGAAGTGGTGTCTTGCAAACCAGGATGAGGTTCTGGCCTCGGGGACCGGCTCTCTCGAAGACGAGAACCCCCTGGGCATGTCGGGAGAACTGATCGGAAAGGTTGTGTCTGTCGCCATATCCACCGTCGCCTCTGAAGAAAGGCGAACTCATTTGGCGGGCTCCGTCGAGAAGCTGTGTCAGGCGCCGGTTCGCTTTTACTGGTCGGAACAGTCCCGGAATGGCCTCATGAACGCCTACCAGGATGTCTCGAGAATGGGGGCTGATCGGTGGCATGGAATGTACGGTGCCTGGCTCGATCACAGGCAGGGCTTTGCGGTCTTGGACGCAGGCAGTGCCGTTACTGTCGATTATGTTGATCGGCATGGTCAGCATCTGGGTGGTTATATTCTTCCTGGCCTGCAGATGATGCTGCGCAGTCTCCGGACCGATGCCGCCCGGATCTGGTTCGACCCGGACCAGGGGCTGGCAACGGACCCTGGCAAGAGTACCGGAGAGTGCGTGAACCATGGTCTTGCCTGGCTGTCTGCTGCGATGATTGAGCGGGTGATCGCTGACGCCCGAAAACTGTCACTGTCTGAAATTCTGGTTACTGGCGGCGATGCTGACCGGCTTATCGGTCTTGGTCTGCCCGGGATTTCTTGCCCGGACCTTGTGTTGTCGGGCCTTCGTGCAATTCATGCGGAGGAAGCCTCCGGATGA
- the tuf gene encoding elongation factor Tu, with translation MSKSKFERNKPHLNVGTIGHVDHGKTTLTAALTRVCHEVWGTGSASAFDQIDNAPEEKARGITIATSHVEYDSPNRHYAHVDCPGHADYVKNMITGAAQMDGAILVCSAADGPMPQTREHILLSRQVGVPYIVVFLNKADMVDDEELLELVEMEVRDLLSQYDFPGDDTPIITGSALMALEGKDDNEMGTTAVKRLVEALDDYIPEPERAIDQPFLMPIEDVFSISGRGTVVTGRVERGVIKTGDEVEIVGIKDTVKTTCTGVEMFRKLLDEGRAGENIGALLRGTKRDDVERGQVLAVPGSITPHTKFECEVYVLSKEEGGRHTPFFKGYRPQFYFRTTDVTGSCELPEGVEMVMPGDNVKMSVTLIAPIAMEDGLRFAIREGGRTVGAGVVSKIIE, from the coding sequence ATGTCTAAGTCTAAGTTTGAACGTAATAAGCCGCACTTGAACGTAGGCACCATTGGTCACGTTGACCATGGTAAAACCACTTTGACTGCTGCCCTGACCCGTGTATGTCACGAAGTTTGGGGTACCGGCTCTGCGAGTGCCTTCGACCAGATCGATAACGCACCGGAAGAGAAGGCGCGTGGTATTACCATTGCGACTTCCCACGTTGAGTACGATTCCCCGAATCGCCACTACGCTCACGTAGACTGCCCGGGCCACGCTGACTATGTGAAGAACATGATCACTGGTGCAGCGCAGATGGACGGCGCGATCCTGGTTTGCTCCGCAGCTGACGGCCCCATGCCGCAGACCCGTGAGCACATCCTGCTGTCCCGTCAGGTTGGCGTACCTTACATCGTTGTGTTCCTGAACAAGGCGGACATGGTAGACGATGAAGAGCTGCTCGAGCTGGTTGAGATGGAAGTTCGTGACCTGCTGAGCCAGTACGACTTCCCGGGTGACGACACTCCGATCATCACCGGTTCTGCGCTGATGGCGCTGGAAGGCAAAGACGACAACGAGATGGGCACTACCGCTGTTAAGAGGCTGGTAGAAGCTCTGGATGACTACATCCCCGAGCCGGAGCGTGCGATCGATCAGCCGTTCCTGATGCCGATCGAGGACGTTTTCTCTATCTCTGGTCGTGGTACTGTTGTGACCGGCCGTGTTGAGCGTGGCGTTATCAAGACTGGTGACGAAGTGGAAATCGTTGGTATCAAGGATACCGTGAAGACCACTTGTACTGGTGTTGAGATGTTCCGCAAGCTGCTGGACGAAGGTCGTGCCGGTGAGAACATTGGTGCGCTTCTGCGTGGCACCAAGCGTGACGACGTTGAGCGTGGTCAGGTTCTGGCGGTTCCGGGTTCCATCACTCCGCACACCAAGTTCGAGTGCGAAGTGTACGTACTGTCCAAAGAAGAAGGCGGCCGTCATACTCCGTTCTTCAAGGGCTACCGTCCGCAGTTCTACTTCCGTACCACCGACGTAACCGGTTCTTGCGAACTGCCGGAAGGTGTGGAAATGGTTATGCCGGGTGACAACGTCAAGATGAGTGTTACCCTGATTGCTCCGATCGCCATGGAAGATGGCCTGCGCTTCGCGATTCGTGAAGGCGGCCGTACCGTTGGTGCCGGCGTAGTCTCCAAGATCATCGAGTAA
- the secE gene encoding preprotein translocase subunit SecE: MESKAVQSASRFDFVKWLVVFVLIAIGVVGNQYYSAESLLYRVLALVGLAIVAALVALQTDRGRRFATLLKEARVEIRKVVWPTRPELVQTTAIVVVFVLVVALLLWGMDSLISWLVAGFIG; this comes from the coding sequence ATGGAGTCAAAAGCCGTTCAGTCAGCCAGCCGTTTCGATTTCGTGAAGTGGCTGGTTGTTTTCGTTCTGATCGCCATCGGTGTGGTGGGGAATCAGTATTATAGTGCCGAGTCTCTGCTGTATCGGGTTCTGGCTCTTGTAGGTCTCGCAATTGTGGCGGCGCTTGTTGCCCTCCAGACCGACCGTGGTCGTCGCTTCGCGACGCTGCTGAAGGAAGCGAGAGTCGAGATCCGGAAAGTGGTATGGCCCACCAGGCCCGAGCTCGTGCAGACGACAGCGATTGTTGTGGTGTTTGTGCTCGTTGTGGCTCTGTTGTTGTGGGGTATGGATTCGCTGATCAGCTGGCTGGTCGCCGGGTTTATCGGTTAA
- the nusG gene encoding transcription termination/antitermination protein NusG, with translation MAKRWYVVHAYSGFEKQVMRTLRERVALHEMEDRFGEILVPTEEVVEMREGKKRKSERKFYPGYVLVQMEMDDATWHLVKNTPRVLGFIGGTKDKPAPITEKEAEAILRRVESGADKPKPKTLFEPGEIVRVVEGPFADFNGVVEEVDYDKSRVKVAVLIFGRSTPVELEFGQVEKD, from the coding sequence ATGGCTAAGCGCTGGTACGTCGTTCATGCGTATTCTGGCTTCGAAAAGCAGGTGATGCGCACTCTCAGGGAGCGCGTTGCGCTGCACGAGATGGAAGACCGTTTCGGCGAGATCCTGGTTCCGACCGAGGAAGTCGTCGAAATGCGAGAAGGGAAGAAGCGCAAGAGTGAGCGCAAATTCTATCCCGGGTACGTACTGGTCCAGATGGAAATGGACGATGCGACGTGGCACCTTGTGAAGAACACCCCGCGTGTTCTTGGTTTTATTGGTGGTACCAAGGATAAGCCTGCGCCGATTACCGAAAAGGAAGCGGAAGCGATCCTTCGTCGAGTCGAAAGCGGTGCAGATAAGCCCAAGCCGAAGACGCTGTTCGAGCCGGGTGAGATTGTTCGCGTTGTTGAAGGCCCTTTTGCGGACTTCAATGGTGTGGTTGAGGAAGTTGACTACGACAAGAGTCGGGTCAAGGTTGCCGTTCTGATCTTTGGTCGTTCAACTCCGGTAGAGCTGGAGTTCGGGCAGGTCGAGAAAGACTGA